A genomic window from Aerosakkonema funiforme FACHB-1375 includes:
- a CDS encoding ferritin-like domain-containing protein produces MKIGSEAHKQLFCQSFMESHLKYEPEQLPWPKLDGAQLERLRSIPFWDEAFDTEQNAGKMLAAFAETVSDPLLRDAIALQGMEESRHSRVIEFLINHYGIEIKPRPPKQIPDNVEEAFVKFGYGECFDSFFAFGLFAIARQSGLFPDQFFAIFDPVIDEEARHMVFFVNWVAYKQVHEGRGAKVLRDLNSLLYYTGSVRRRLDSFKGSKKGSGKGFTASGASSVTSNLTLEKFVSTCIQENDRRMSVYDSKLLRPEFLPRVAKTAFGMMKLLPKQNSSTMSSPNLG; encoded by the coding sequence ATGAAAATCGGATCTGAGGCGCACAAGCAGTTATTCTGTCAAAGCTTTATGGAGAGCCATCTTAAGTATGAACCGGAACAGCTACCTTGGCCCAAACTTGACGGCGCACAACTAGAACGTCTGCGCTCAATTCCTTTCTGGGATGAAGCTTTTGACACAGAACAAAATGCGGGAAAGATGCTAGCCGCTTTTGCGGAAACGGTGAGCGATCCACTTTTGCGGGATGCGATCGCCCTACAGGGTATGGAGGAATCGCGCCACTCTCGCGTGATAGAATTCTTGATTAACCATTACGGGATCGAAATTAAGCCGCGTCCGCCTAAACAAATTCCCGATAATGTGGAGGAAGCTTTTGTCAAGTTTGGCTACGGGGAATGTTTCGATTCGTTCTTTGCGTTTGGTTTATTTGCGATCGCTCGTCAATCTGGCTTATTCCCCGATCAATTCTTCGCTATTTTCGATCCGGTTATTGATGAAGAAGCCCGCCATATGGTATTTTTTGTCAACTGGGTAGCGTACAAGCAAGTGCATGAGGGTCGAGGCGCAAAAGTGCTGCGGGATTTAAATTCCCTATTGTACTACACTGGCTCTGTCCGCCGTCGTTTGGATAGTTTTAAAGGTAGCAAAAAAGGCAGCGGTAAGGGTTTCACAGCTAGCGGTGCGAGTTCGGTTACGAGTAATTTGACGCTGGAAAAGTTTGTCTCAACTTGCATTCAAGAAAACGATCGACGCATGAGTGTTTACGATTCCAAGTTGCTGCGTCCGGAGTTTTTACCGAGAGTTGCCAAAACTGCTTTTGGGATGATGAAACTTTTGCCCAAACAGAATTCCAGCACGATGTCAAGTCCCAATTTGGGATAA
- a CDS encoding phosphorylase family protein has translation MNIDAILVPQGSEYKSVLRGVSRFNGKTPPIFPVPVGVKPLTRYLEKWQKLEFFAHHQQPKVLLMGLCGSLTPRYSVGDVVIYRSCIYGSAEELRDKMCDRAFTKVLYNNLNEKAALVRGFTSDRIIYSASEKRSLGKLYDSEVVDMEGFAALEVLSKGGFSVAMLRVISDDSQQDVPDLNSAISADGSLQSLPLAIGMLRQPIAATRLIRGSLRGLKVLEKVTSYLFAK, from the coding sequence ATGAACATTGATGCTATTCTCGTTCCCCAAGGGTCAGAGTATAAGTCTGTGCTTCGAGGAGTAAGCCGCTTTAATGGTAAGACGCCACCCATTTTTCCCGTTCCGGTTGGTGTTAAACCGTTAACGAGATATTTGGAAAAATGGCAAAAATTAGAATTCTTCGCGCATCATCAGCAACCCAAAGTTTTGTTGATGGGTTTGTGCGGTAGTCTAACACCTCGCTATTCTGTCGGCGATGTTGTCATTTACCGAAGTTGTATTTATGGTTCGGCTGAAGAGTTGCGAGATAAAATGTGCGATCGCGCTTTTACAAAGGTACTTTACAACAATCTCAATGAAAAAGCTGCTTTGGTGAGAGGATTTACGAGCGATCGCATCATTTATTCCGCATCAGAAAAACGCAGTTTAGGTAAACTATATGATAGCGAAGTAGTCGATATGGAAGGCTTCGCAGCTTTAGAAGTTCTGAGTAAAGGTGGTTTTTCCGTAGCGATGTTGCGCGTAATTAGCGATGATTCGCAACAGGATGTTCCCGATCTCAATTCCGCAATTAGTGCAGATGGTTCGTTACAATCTCTGCCTTTAGCGATAGGAATGCTGCGTCAACCGATTGCAGCAACTCGGTTAATTAGAGGTTCGCTGCGCGGATTGAAAGTGTTGGAAAAAGTGACAAGTTATTTGTTTGCAAAGTAG
- a CDS encoding DUF502 domain-containing protein, producing MKWPAWIPYPGAWMNAFVLYVLLRFISSGSKLFGDFGSFLGRFLQRPEHWVLSGVLAALAPILIIAFVHHWLYLFLDRFFPSIRSPEIGATRGFFPGLLSFWEGLYGWLVIAISTLISIGILALFYPFLGSSYYYYWFSHWNGFVYGPAMLVWTIIAAYMYQFEHLVQRRMMAVESAENSDRKNI from the coding sequence ATGAAATGGCCTGCCTGGATACCATACCCCGGTGCGTGGATGAACGCCTTCGTCCTCTACGTGTTGCTGCGTTTTATTTCATCTGGCTCAAAATTGTTTGGTGATTTCGGTTCGTTTTTGGGTAGGTTTTTACAGCGACCCGAGCATTGGGTCTTATCTGGCGTGCTAGCCGCATTAGCTCCCATTCTGATTATCGCTTTTGTTCATCATTGGCTCTATCTATTTTTAGATCGTTTCTTTCCCAGCATTCGCTCACCAGAAATAGGCGCAACTCGCGGCTTTTTTCCCGGTTTGCTGAGTTTTTGGGAAGGTTTGTATGGCTGGCTGGTAATAGCAATATCTACGTTGATAAGCATAGGTATTTTAGCTTTGTTTTACCCATTTTTGGGTTCCAGCTACTACTACTACTGGTTTTCGCACTGGAATGGGTTTGTCTATGGCCCAGCGATGCTCGTTTGGACGATCATCGCCGCCTATATGTACCAATTTGAACATCTAGTGCAACGCCGCATGATGGCTGTAGAATCTGCCGAAAATTCCGATAGGAAAAATATTTAG
- a CDS encoding glycosyltransferase, with translation MILGIVELGITLLSLIIWVVLLCFWGQFWRSDERLDVQDKEPEKWPTVCAVIPARNEAEMLPATMRSHFLQNYPGSFAIVLVDDNSTDNTANVALNIAQELNKSQQLHIVSGEPLPDGWSGKLWAVEQGIRYAEKLTPTPDYFLLTDADIEHHKTNLRELVIKSQQEDLDLVSLMVLLRCESFWEKFLIPAFVFFFEKLYPFCWVNNPKNSTAAAAGGCILIRREALNRIGGIQVVRQALIDDCALAQAVKSPGKIWLGLTDLTCSLRPYPSLSSIWDMVARTAFTQLNYSPLLLLGTLIGMTLIYIVPPVSAIAGILTGNWLVFSLGILTWLLMAIAYFPTLKLYRCSPLLSFCLPAIAFLYTLMTLDSAWRHWRGRGGAWKGRVYPVSINTQS, from the coding sequence ATGATTCTCGGCATAGTTGAATTGGGGATTACCTTGCTATCTTTAATAATTTGGGTAGTACTGTTGTGTTTTTGGGGACAGTTTTGGCGATCGGATGAGCGATTAGATGTACAAGATAAAGAACCGGAAAAATGGCCGACTGTTTGTGCGGTAATTCCCGCCAGAAATGAAGCGGAAATGCTACCAGCGACAATGCGATCGCACTTCCTCCAAAATTACCCAGGTTCTTTCGCTATCGTCCTGGTTGATGATAACAGCACCGATAATACAGCCAACGTCGCCCTAAATATTGCCCAAGAATTAAACAAATCCCAGCAATTGCATATCGTATCTGGCGAACCGCTACCAGATGGTTGGAGTGGCAAACTTTGGGCAGTTGAACAAGGTATCCGTTATGCTGAAAAACTTACCCCAACACCAGATTATTTTCTGCTAACTGATGCGGATATCGAACATCACAAAACCAATCTTCGCGAGTTGGTAATCAAATCTCAGCAAGAAGATTTAGATTTAGTTTCTCTGATGGTTTTATTGAGATGTGAAAGCTTTTGGGAAAAATTTTTAATTCCTGCTTTTGTGTTTTTCTTTGAAAAACTCTATCCATTTTGTTGGGTTAATAACCCGAAAAATTCCACAGCAGCAGCAGCGGGAGGTTGTATATTAATTCGCCGCGAAGCTTTAAATCGTATTGGCGGTATTCAGGTAGTGCGTCAAGCGTTAATCGATGATTGCGCTCTTGCACAAGCAGTCAAATCTCCGGGTAAAATTTGGTTGGGACTTACCGATTTAACTTGTAGCTTGCGACCTTATCCATCTTTATCTAGTATTTGGGATATGGTGGCGCGTACTGCTTTTACGCAATTGAATTATTCACCTTTGCTTTTATTGGGAACACTCATAGGAATGACTTTAATTTACATTGTCCCGCCAGTGAGTGCGATCGCAGGTATTTTGACTGGGAATTGGTTAGTGTTCTCACTAGGTATTTTAACCTGGTTGCTGATGGCAATAGCTTACTTTCCCACACTCAAACTTTATCGATGTTCGCCATTATTGTCTTTTTGCTTACCAGCGATCGCATTCCTATATACCCTGATGACCCTAGACTCAGCTTGGCGTCACTGGCGCGGAAGAGGAGGCGCTTGGAAAGGAAGAGTGTATCCGGTATCTATCAACACTCAGTCTTGA
- a CDS encoding GlsB/YeaQ/YmgE family stress response membrane protein: MGNIIAWIVLGLVAGAIAKLVYPGRQGGGILATMVLGIVGAFLGGTIFTLLQTGRLVLTANAAFNIPSIFVAVVGALVAIWLWNLINRTA, from the coding sequence ATGGGTAATATTATCGCCTGGATTGTTTTGGGTCTTGTTGCTGGTGCGATCGCCAAACTTGTCTACCCCGGTCGTCAAGGCGGCGGTATTCTAGCTACGATGGTTCTGGGCATTGTGGGCGCTTTCCTGGGTGGGACGATATTTACTTTATTGCAGACGGGAAGACTCGTGCTTACAGCTAACGCCGCTTTCAACATTCCTAGTATTTTTGTTGCTGTCGTGGGTGCATTAGTTGCTATTTGGCTGTGGAATTTGATCAATCGGACAGCGTAA
- a CDS encoding GlsB/YeaQ/YmgE family stress response membrane protein encodes MGIVAWVVLGLLAGAIAKAIYPGYQGGGILATMVLGIVGAFIGGTLVTLLQTGTFQLAATPLTFPGVFVAVLGAIIAIWLWNMMNRRAYR; translated from the coding sequence ATGGGTATTGTTGCTTGGGTTGTTTTAGGTCTGCTTGCTGGCGCGATCGCGAAAGCTATCTATCCCGGTTATCAAGGCGGCGGTATTCTGGCTACGATGGTGCTGGGTATCGTGGGAGCCTTCATCGGTGGAACTTTGGTCACTTTATTGCAAACGGGAACTTTCCAACTTGCCGCCACTCCTTTAACCTTTCCCGGTGTTTTTGTCGCCGTCTTGGGTGCAATTATTGCCATTTGGTTGTGGAATATGATGAATCGCAGAGCCTATCGCTAA
- the shc gene encoding squalene--hopene cyclase, translating to MQTQDRTKVTSVDAAIAASQNYLLSIQYPDGYWWAELESNVTITAEAVLLHKIWGTDKTRPLHKAETYLRREQRSHGGWELFYGDGGNLSTSVEAYMALKLLGVPATDPAMQKAREFILERGGISKTRIFTKMHLALIGCYNWRGLPSIPPWIMLLPESFPFTIYEMSSWARSSTVPLLIVFDRKPIYITNPSITLEELYTEGAENVRFELPRNNDWTDVFVWLDDAFKLAENFNLVPFREEGLKAAEKWVLERQEETGDWGGIIPAMLNSLLALRCLDYDVNDPIVERGLQAVDRFAVETEDIYWVQPCVSPVWDTALVMRSLVDSGIAPNHPALVRGGEWLLNKQILDYGDWAVKNKQGKPGAWAFEFVNRFYPDVDDSAVVVMALNGVQLPNEELKQAAIARTVAWIATMQCRDGGWAAFDLDNNADWLNQLPYGDLKAMIDPNTADVTARVLEMLGRGNFSIDPSNFDRALNYLKNEQEPEGCWYGRWGVNYIYGTSGVLAALSLVAPQSHRSNIERGAAWLVSCQNADGGWGETCFSYDNPALKGKGDSTASQTAWALIGLLAAGEATGKFEKEAIDRGINYLVTAQRSDGTWDEDYFTGTGFPCHFYLKYHLYLQHFPLTALGRYRAIFSK from the coding sequence ATGCAAACACAAGACAGAACAAAGGTAACAAGCGTTGATGCGGCTATTGCTGCTTCTCAGAATTACCTACTTTCCATCCAATATCCAGATGGTTACTGGTGGGCAGAATTGGAATCCAACGTTACCATAACGGCAGAGGCGGTACTCCTCCATAAAATTTGGGGTACGGACAAGACAAGACCTTTGCACAAAGCGGAAACTTACCTGCGAAGGGAACAGCGATCGCACGGTGGTTGGGAACTATTTTATGGCGATGGCGGCAATCTCAGCACATCGGTGGAAGCTTACATGGCGCTGAAGTTGCTGGGCGTACCGGCCACAGATCCAGCTATGCAAAAAGCGCGGGAATTTATTTTAGAACGAGGCGGCATCAGCAAAACGCGCATTTTTACTAAAATGCACCTGGCATTAATTGGCTGCTACAACTGGCGGGGACTGCCTTCAATTCCGCCTTGGATAATGTTGTTGCCAGAATCTTTTCCCTTCACCATTTACGAAATGTCCAGTTGGGCGCGGAGTAGCACCGTTCCTCTGTTAATTGTGTTCGATCGCAAGCCGATTTACATAACCAATCCCAGCATCACTTTGGAGGAACTTTACACAGAAGGTGCTGAGAATGTGCGCTTTGAACTACCGCGCAATAACGATTGGACAGATGTATTTGTTTGGCTGGATGACGCTTTCAAATTAGCAGAAAATTTCAACTTAGTGCCTTTCCGGGAAGAAGGACTCAAAGCAGCCGAAAAATGGGTTTTGGAACGACAAGAAGAAACCGGTGATTGGGGTGGCATTATTCCCGCAATGTTGAATTCACTTTTAGCATTGCGCTGCCTGGATTATGATGTCAATGACCCAATTGTGGAAAGGGGTTTGCAAGCGGTCGATCGATTTGCAGTCGAAACAGAGGATATTTACTGGGTGCAACCTTGCGTTTCGCCAGTTTGGGATACCGCTTTGGTGATGCGAAGTTTGGTCGATTCCGGAATCGCACCCAATCATCCAGCCCTTGTGCGGGGGGGAGAATGGCTGCTGAATAAGCAAATTTTAGATTACGGCGATTGGGCTGTCAAAAACAAGCAGGGAAAACCGGGTGCTTGGGCGTTTGAATTTGTGAATCGCTTTTATCCGGATGTAGATGATTCTGCGGTTGTGGTGATGGCGTTGAATGGCGTGCAATTGCCGAACGAAGAATTAAAACAAGCTGCCATTGCACGTACTGTGGCTTGGATTGCGACAATGCAATGTCGAGATGGCGGTTGGGCTGCTTTCGATCTGGATAATAATGCAGATTGGCTGAACCAATTGCCTTACGGCGACTTGAAAGCGATGATAGACCCGAATACGGCAGATGTGACGGCGCGGGTGTTGGAAATGTTGGGACGCGGTAATTTCTCGATCGATCCGAGCAATTTCGATCGCGCTTTAAATTATCTCAAAAACGAACAAGAACCGGAAGGCTGCTGGTACGGACGTTGGGGAGTAAATTATATTTACGGCACCAGTGGCGTTTTGGCGGCGCTGTCTCTAGTTGCGCCTCAGTCGCACCGAAGCAATATCGAACGCGGTGCAGCTTGGCTGGTCAGCTGTCAAAATGCCGATGGAGGATGGGGGGAAACTTGCTTCAGCTACGATAATCCCGCCCTCAAAGGAAAAGGAGACAGTACCGCATCTCAGACTGCTTGGGCTTTAATTGGCTTGCTGGCGGCGGGAGAAGCCACCGGGAAGTTTGAGAAAGAGGCGATCGATCGGGGAATCAACTATCTTGTGACTGCACAACGTTCTGATGGCACTTGGGATGAGGATTATTTCACTGGAACTGGCTTTCCCTGCCATTTCTATCTCAAATATCACCTTTATTTACAACATTTTCCCCTGACAGCTTTGGGGCGCTATCGCGCTATTTTCAGTAAGTAA
- a CDS encoding DUF2949 domain-containing protein, whose product MQTKLVNFLQEELAIPASSIALAIRRSEECPNHIPMILWQYGLVTLAQLDRIFDWLETA is encoded by the coding sequence ATGCAGACAAAATTAGTCAACTTTTTACAAGAAGAATTAGCGATCCCGGCATCCTCGATCGCCCTAGCCATACGGCGCAGCGAAGAGTGCCCAAACCACATTCCCATGATTTTGTGGCAATACGGGCTGGTGACTTTGGCACAGTTAGACAGAATTTTTGATTGGTTAGAAACAGCTTAG
- a CDS encoding DUF1824 family protein produces MRIIVALSESYGNPIVLYWVMPTLRGCDRARKIILSYSTQTMTAHLTVEQAQTILKQFSCIETKPIESEQEKALLRQALLTIAKLSDYLNLGICADTAEQGFAALKTYLEGLGYKIRLDTSKTPSLESPVYIKFNTHKQSHYLDSYTGIYRGVLVSCQSSENDSISGTYGHLPLDLFLKS; encoded by the coding sequence ATGCGTATAATTGTAGCATTGAGCGAATCCTACGGAAATCCGATCGTCCTCTATTGGGTAATGCCCACTCTACGGGGGTGCGATCGCGCCCGTAAAATAATCTTGAGTTACTCTACCCAAACCATGACTGCTCACCTCACTGTCGAACAAGCCCAAACAATCCTCAAGCAATTTAGCTGCATCGAAACTAAGCCGATCGAGTCGGAACAAGAAAAAGCTTTACTCCGTCAAGCGCTACTGACGATCGCCAAGTTGTCCGATTACCTCAATTTAGGTATTTGTGCCGATACGGCGGAGCAAGGGTTTGCAGCCCTAAAAACCTATTTAGAGGGCTTGGGCTATAAAATTCGTCTCGACACCAGCAAAACCCCTTCCCTAGAAAGCCCAGTTTACATAAAATTTAACACTCACAAGCAATCCCACTATCTCGATTCCTACACAGGAATTTATCGCGGTGTGCTGGTGTCCTGCCAATCTTCAGAAAATGACTCTATCAGCGGAACTTATGGTCATTTACCGTTAGACTTATTCCTAAAGAGCTAA
- a CDS encoding plasmid partition protein ParG gives MSKSPINLSIEESLKRRLKAACAMQGRDVSSVVSELVEEWLEKIEPQLVQQAFQKENNKN, from the coding sequence ATGTCTAAATCTCCTATAAACCTGTCGATCGAAGAAAGTTTGAAACGCAGACTAAAGGCGGCTTGCGCTATGCAAGGCCGTGACGTTAGCAGCGTTGTATCAGAACTGGTTGAGGAATGGCTAGAGAAAATTGAGCCGCAACTGGTGCAACAGGCGTTCCAGAAGGAAAACAATAAAAATTAA
- a CDS encoding hydroxysqualene dehydroxylase, with amino-acid sequence MSTESQTQKVVIVGAGWAGLGATYHLAKQGYDVTLLEAGSYPGGLVAGWKTAAGRSVEAGIHGFWYPYRNIFSLVNELELNPFTTWTRSSQYSPAGLEVESPIFQDEPLLPTPLGTFLYPKFRRLPLIDRLSALPLLYALIDFDNSDAAWQRYDGVTARELFKQFGVSARLYRDSFEPMLLVGLFAPGEQCSAAAALGMLYYFILAHQPNFDVVWCRGTVGEKIFRPWVERIEQAGGKVVTQQRVSDLIIDNNRATGVVCGDRVFDADAVIFAVGITGMQKIVSGSPSLQSRQEFRDAMNLGAIDVLATRLWFDRKIDIPLPSNACFGFNPTTGWTFFDLNALHDEYRNEPGTVIEADFYHANQFLPLRDEEIVQIVQRDLATCIPAFGEAKVIDSSAIRLPRAVTHFYPGSYQYMLPAVTSFDNIFMSGDWIVNRHGSWSQEKAYVTGLEAANLVVDRFKRGNKATILPVEADEPHIQIARTINQWGRDLVKSVLPDFWLP; translated from the coding sequence ATGTCAACAGAATCGCAAACCCAAAAAGTAGTAATTGTCGGTGCGGGTTGGGCGGGTTTGGGCGCAACTTACCACTTAGCAAAACAAGGCTACGACGTAACCCTTTTAGAAGCCGGTTCCTATCCCGGTGGCTTGGTTGCAGGCTGGAAAACTGCCGCAGGGCGTTCTGTCGAAGCAGGCATTCACGGCTTCTGGTATCCCTATAGAAATATCTTTTCTCTAGTTAACGAATTAGAACTTAATCCCTTCACAACTTGGACTCGTTCTTCTCAATATTCTCCCGCCGGATTGGAAGTAGAATCCCCCATTTTTCAGGATGAACCCTTACTGCCCACACCGCTGGGAACTTTTCTTTATCCTAAGTTTAGACGACTGCCATTAATCGATCGCCTTTCAGCCTTACCCCTACTCTACGCATTAATCGATTTTGATAATTCCGATGCAGCTTGGCAACGTTACGATGGAGTCACTGCCCGCGAATTATTCAAACAATTTGGAGTTTCTGCAAGGCTGTACCGCGATTCTTTTGAGCCGATGCTATTAGTAGGATTGTTCGCCCCAGGCGAGCAATGTTCCGCAGCAGCAGCCTTGGGTATGCTGTACTATTTTATCCTCGCTCATCAACCCAATTTCGATGTAGTTTGGTGTCGGGGAACAGTCGGAGAAAAAATCTTTCGCCCTTGGGTGGAACGCATCGAACAAGCTGGCGGAAAAGTAGTTACCCAGCAACGGGTTAGCGATTTAATTATTGATAATAATAGAGCGACGGGCGTTGTCTGCGGCGATCGAGTTTTTGATGCAGATGCGGTTATCTTTGCGGTTGGGATAACCGGTATGCAAAAAATTGTCAGCGGTAGCCCTAGTCTGCAAAGTCGCCAGGAATTTCGGGACGCGATGAATTTAGGCGCGATCGACGTTTTGGCGACGCGGTTGTGGTTCGATCGCAAAATCGATATCCCCCTGCCTTCCAATGCCTGCTTTGGCTTCAATCCTACCACAGGTTGGACATTTTTTGACCTCAACGCCCTGCACGATGAGTATCGCAACGAACCCGGAACAGTTATCGAAGCAGATTTCTATCACGCCAACCAATTTCTACCTCTCAGGGATGAGGAAATTGTGCAGATAGTGCAGCGCGATTTAGCAACCTGTATCCCCGCTTTTGGCGAAGCAAAAGTAATCGACAGTAGCGCGATTCGTTTGCCACGGGCAGTCACTCATTTTTATCCAGGTAGCTATCAATATATGTTACCAGCAGTAACCAGTTTCGATAACATTTTTATGAGTGGTGATTGGATTGTTAACCGTCACGGTTCCTGGTCGCAGGAAAAGGCTTATGTGACTGGTTTAGAAGCTGCGAATTTAGTAGTCGATCGCTTTAAACGTGGCAATAAGGCGACGATTTTGCCTGTGGAAGCAGATGAACCGCATATCCAAATTGCGCGGACAATCAATCAGTGGGGACGCGATTTGGTAAAAAGCGTCTTGCCAGATTTTTGGTTGCCTTGA
- a CDS encoding DUF1499 domain-containing protein, which yields MVESEIEKRSPLRQFVIILLSLLLVTILWLGATVAFPGAITLFAGKRPTNLGVQAGKLAPCPSSPNCVSSQSQDAGHKIEPITYNSTPAEAMAQLKKVIESQKRTKIIIETPNYLYAEFTSRLMGFVDDVEFFLDEGQKVIHVRSASRLGESDLGVNRNRIETIRNKFNEGVGRQG from the coding sequence ATGGTTGAGTCAGAAATCGAAAAGCGATCGCCCCTCAGACAATTCGTGATAATCTTGTTATCGTTGCTGTTAGTTACTATCCTGTGGCTGGGAGCAACGGTAGCATTTCCAGGAGCCATAACCTTGTTTGCAGGCAAAAGACCCACTAACCTCGGCGTACAAGCAGGCAAACTAGCGCCTTGTCCGAGTTCTCCCAACTGCGTCAGCAGCCAAAGTCAGGATGCCGGACACAAAATTGAGCCTATTACTTACAATTCTACTCCTGCTGAGGCAATGGCTCAACTCAAAAAAGTAATTGAGTCCCAAAAAAGAACTAAAATTATTATCGAAACACCCAATTATCTCTATGCAGAATTCACCAGCAGACTGATGGGTTTTGTTGATGATGTAGAATTTTTTCTCGACGAAGGACAAAAGGTGATTCATGTGCGATCGGCTTCCCGTCTGGGAGAATCAGATTTAGGAGTAAATCGCAACCGCATCGAAACCATCAGAAACAAATTCAATGAGGGCGTCGGGCGTCAGGGCTAG
- a CDS encoding glycosyl hydrolase family 57 — protein MPTTLQPTTLPQLPEIIDGLPNICGWEKEIQSVTQQNEPVFLPTTNIKLSEVQAAFAIALHMHQPTIPAGHNGQLISNLQYMFEHPQSGDNHNAAPFANCYSRMADFIPELVANGCNPRVMLDYSGNLLWGLRQMGHGDILENLKRITIDPTYQPYVEWLGTMWSHAVVPSTPIPDLKLHIQAWQHHFAAIFGWSALSRVKGFSPPEMHLPNHPDTLFEFVKALKECGYRWLLVQEHSVETLTGQSLGYKHLPHRLIARNSHGEVVSITALIKTQGSDTKLVAQMQPYYEAKTLSRQMLGEVSVPPIVSQIGDGENGGVMMNEFPGAFFRASYEIAQNNGGKSGVVAMTGTEYLELIEAAGCHEDNYPTCQPIGQHLIWQKVSPENSTPDAVTNAIAELQQTHHNFHMDGASWTNHISWVKGYENVLTPMNQLSAFFHKKVDSLPENITKESRYREALLYNFLLQTSCFRYWGQGVWTDYAREIFRRGETILANW, from the coding sequence ATGCCTACAACATTACAACCTACTACCCTCCCCCAATTACCCGAAATAATTGACGGATTGCCCAACATATGCGGGTGGGAAAAAGAAATTCAGTCAGTAACTCAACAAAACGAACCAGTATTTTTACCCACAACAAACATCAAGTTAAGTGAAGTGCAAGCAGCCTTTGCCATAGCCCTGCATATGCACCAGCCTACCATACCCGCCGGACATAACGGCCAACTCATCTCCAACCTGCAATATATGTTTGAACATCCCCAGTCAGGAGACAACCACAACGCCGCGCCATTTGCCAATTGTTATAGCCGTATGGCAGATTTTATCCCCGAACTTGTCGCCAACGGTTGCAATCCTCGCGTCATGTTAGATTACTCCGGCAATTTGTTGTGGGGATTGCGACAAATGGGACACGGCGATATCCTAGAAAATCTCAAACGCATCACCATTGACCCCACTTATCAGCCTTATGTGGAATGGCTTGGAACAATGTGGAGTCACGCAGTAGTTCCCTCCACTCCCATACCGGATCTCAAACTGCACATCCAAGCTTGGCAACATCATTTTGCCGCCATTTTTGGTTGGTCAGCACTATCTCGCGTCAAGGGATTTTCGCCGCCAGAAATGCACTTACCCAATCATCCCGATACTTTATTTGAATTTGTCAAAGCGCTGAAAGAATGCGGCTATCGCTGGCTATTAGTGCAAGAACATTCTGTGGAAACTCTCACCGGACAATCGCTGGGATACAAACATCTGCCTCACCGTTTAATTGCCCGCAATTCTCACGGCGAAGTTGTCAGTATCACCGCTTTAATCAAAACCCAAGGTTCGGATACGAAACTGGTAGCGCAAATGCAGCCTTATTACGAGGCAAAAACCTTATCTCGACAAATGTTAGGTGAAGTTTCCGTACCGCCAATAGTCAGCCAAATTGGGGATGGCGAAAATGGCGGCGTGATGATGAACGAATTTCCCGGTGCTTTCTTCCGCGCTAGTTACGAAATAGCGCAAAATAACGGCGGCAAATCGGGCGTTGTAGCGATGACTGGTACAGAGTATTTGGAATTAATTGAAGCTGCCGGTTGCCATGAAGATAATTATCCCACTTGTCAGCCGATCGGTCAACATTTAATTTGGCAAAAAGTTTCGCCAGAAAACTCTACCCCGGATGCAGTAACTAATGCCATTGCCGAGTTGCAGCAAACTCACCATAACTTTCACATGGATGGTGCTTCCTGGACAAATCACATCAGTTGGGTGAAAGGATACGAAAATGTTTTGACTCCCATGAATCAACTCAGCGCTTTTTTCCACAAAAAGGTTGATTCTTTGCCTGAAAACATTACCAAAGAATCGCGCTATCGCGAAGCATTGCTGTACAACTTTTTGCTGCAAACGAGTTGTTTTCGTTACTGGGGTCAAGGAGTTTGGACAGATTATGCGCGGGAAATTTTCCGACGCGGTGAAACGATCCTCGCAAATTGGTAG